The nucleotide window TGagatactttctttgcatagtATGAATCTTTCCTTAAAGAAAgggactaagttcaacaacctgtaattttcttaaaaattgaagaaaatcaaaatcctgcCACTttcacatcttccatacccctaataatactctgtaaaataagaagaaTCTCATCTGAAAACTGTAGAAGGAACTAAAAGACAAATCATATACTCTCTTTGCAATATTTTCGTAAAACAGAGTAAGCtgaacaacctgtaattttcttaaaaattgaagaaaatcaaaatccttgtcaCGTGCACATCTTCTATACCTATACAAATTCTCTGTGAAATAAGAAGaatctcacttgaaaactgtgggaggatcGAATTCACTAAACAAAGCATGTACTCTCTTTGCAATAGTTtctcaaaactgactaagttcaacaacctgtaattttcttcagaattgaagaaaataaatccttgtcacatgcacattttcaatatccatacaaacactctgtaaaacaaggtGGTCCTCACTTGATAATTGTGGGAGGAGatagacaaattatgtaccctccatttaacaataattttcaaataaaggggcaaaactcctgcaagataggttgaaatggatcatctagagtgatccacaaagaaccTACATAGCAttgtttcagcttgatatgtgacagagaaatgaaattatagaaacagaaaaccccgaacggacagGCGTACAGATATCGCTGTAcgataatacgtcccgtctaaagacggcgtataaaaataatgaaacacTTAAAGGTGACGATCAAAATGACACTCAATGATCAGTAAACAAACATCCCAATTCCAAAGCGTTGTCCATCACATCTTTGAAAGCTTTGTATGTGTCTGTAACAGGAATGCTTAAGGTATTTGTACAAGTATTTGCATAGGGAGTTGCCAAAAGAGTAAAATTTTCATCCGACTCTGGATGCCTGAACTTATAGGTCAGTGGGGGTGAAAACCCTAAAGGAGGAATGGAATCCAGTCCAGTGATGAATGCAAGCAGGGACTTGAACTTGTCTGGTGTATCTACAAATCAATACATTTCTATACTGCataggtatatatacatgtaatatatagtCTTATACATGTGTTTGGGTATTCAAGTACAATATGATATTAATTTCACATATATTGTACCTACAAAAACATAGAAATACCGTATAGTGGGCTTTTTCCGAAGGGTgaaaatttggcttattttagaggttagatagctttccgccaaaatttcacttgCCAAATATGGATACAAATGCGACAtcagtatttgcaagagagatgACTCTCCCTTGTTCGCCAAAATTTATTacgctaaaattattagcatacatTTGAGCCAGCAAATCAGCAGATTTTAGACCCACAGAAAAAACTTGCTATATGGTAACAGGAAGCCCACAGTCAACTGGGGATGAatttgcacacacacacacacaccgaTGTATTTCCCAAAAGACATTACTCTGGTAGACACCGAATGATTTGAagatagatattttaaaaattatattccttaatatatacatgtaattctctAAAATTGATCATTCAATTTAAACTaactataaaaaataataatatgttttacagaCTTTCACAATGTAAGCATTTAGCCCCCACTCCACCTCACAGCCCAGTCctgccccaggggtcatgaaatttacaatttttgtagtcATGGCATCATTGATCTTCAGCTACTAAATACTCGGTTTGTCTCCTCTATTCCCAGGAGAGGagaaacatgattttaaaaaaagaaatcatgcaattttaatatattgattaaaattgcaacgcccctgccccaggggtcatgaaatttacaatttatgttccttTTCTCCTACACGGTAATTTTGGTACAGATATTggtccagtagttcttgagaagaagatgaataTGTTCCATAATgttaatacatgcatgtacacaaCAAATGGCATACGACAGAAGCTGCATGGATGGGGCCCCATGCAATAGCAATTAATAGAGGGATTCAGGTCACCTCAAAATGATGCAACTAAAGTACACAAACATCACAGATGATTACATATGTCATTTATCTACATCAACATgcaattatattttgaaaatcaaaattttacatacttaGTAAGTGttcgaattaatttaaaacTGATATTTTTACATGCAGAGATGTTTCAATTTAATACCTTCTAGGTCAACCAGATAATCCCGCCAAAATGTCTGGACCTTTAATTCATTGATGTACTTATTGCTACCTTCTTCTGAGAAAGTAACTTGAAATAGATTGTCCATTTCAATGGCATCCAACACAGTGTCACTTGTGTAGACAAACAATTCTTTCATTGCATCTGGATATTTTCGGATCATATCTAGCACTCCCAAACATCTTAAACCATTGGTAAACCTATTTATCAAAGCAGATTATGAAAATATAGGCATGCTCAACATTCAAATTGACATTTGGTATGATTtatgacaatatcttcctaaTATAACTTGGTAGTAATTTTTCCGACAATGTTATTCATATATTATTATACGTTCTTTTAATTAAGGTAGGTAAATcctattagaaatttctgtcaatcaaatttttttccatttaaataactttaacaactcataaactaactaaaaaacccatattagacatacctttgcgggtttatttttatactatgtgctacagagcatatatacccccaaatgcaaaagccaaattttaacacaagaatgcatgatctcatgttttattaaaaatatgcaccaaagcacatcatattaagctataatatataaaaaccaatagctattcatttattgagagaatttttaaagatattcaattgaaaacatacacaattgctgtttaatctgctcacatccttcagaaaaaaatcacagaatatcgcaattttgaaaaattctcaaattctaaattgtttacatgccagtttttctttaaaaatatttagaattatatctaaggttaacaaaaaaacatattttaccatagttgaccagagatattttgcaaaatggtctcttgaaAACGCAAACCCCCATTTTTgaatataagttttacaattattctttgcacactttgaaaatagtaaattgtaacagcaaatacaatcttaaaatcaagattaacagaatatgacaatatatatatatatgtaaaacatactgaaaattttgtcctaccagacaattagaacacaaggaGGGAGATAGGGGGGGCACCCCCTccccttcctttttctcacattttttttggtgtgtgtgttattctttttttgtttggctatcaatcatatcatacttaaaaatacctacatgctatctcatacttatagaaaaaataaatataatgtaacatatgtgtagattctagcaactacagctcatgtacaaataattttgtttcttgaaagtacttgtgaagaagagttcaaatattcaacaactttgctgatgattttctgaggatttataattctgggtttctttgaaccaaacacaaactcactaaaaacagtttgaattccactgtgagggtcacgcctatgtatgatttttaacttgttcaggcttagattgcaagctatgagccttttagagatcaatgtagatattacattgctttgtaccattggagctagtgaggactTGATACTATAATAATTTATGTTAAAGAtatctaagattcacatttgaatgctaaatttgactcgtacagttctcgtaaactacaaacatcagacaaagaagttataactagaactttctagtcggtgtttaaaatttaaaaccggatacgtaaaagcacggactttccttaagagctttttaacaagaggccaacaggccttatcagtcacctgagtactaacTAAAAGTATCACTATTCCCAAGGGCTGTGAAATctataaaaaaattcctgttctggaTATCTATATATTAAGCTAAATTCTAGTATTCAGCATCAAATGcacatatactgatgaaaggctttatacaacatatgtattaacattattaaATGATATGACTTATTTGGACATATCCTAAAGTCCAAACCCTggggttatgaaattcaatatttttttttattattttggtaCATCTTTTCCTgttattcctaaatatgcatttagttttatactgtatcaccaaacttaaagaagtccttcaaatgttAAATACAATAAtgactataataattttggctccaccctgaaaccaaatcCTTACCCCtaagataatgaaatttacaattttggtaaaggataaccaactccttctaaatattcatttagtttcaatagcattaaagtagatatcatttacatgtttgGCACATACACACTATgtttaccaagtttggccctgccctggagtcagaacctcatCCCCAgctcctaaaatttacaattttgttaaagacCTTTCTGTTCTATATCGCTATGCATTAAGCTTTATTTAATGATACTAGTATGCAGTTGTAGAAAAGAGTTTGGAAAATTTTGGGCAGTTCTTGCCCTGTCCCTAAGGCCTTGGGGTGCAGGAgtactgaaatttacaattcatgtccccttTGTCTTGAAGATTCTTaccatttgaaaagaattggaatgactatagttatcaagaagttaataCAAATGTTCAGTTGTTAACACACAACAACCATGTAATTGCAATAGATTCAATTTGGGTTTCATACAATTGTACTCACTGAAGAAGAGACTTCTCAACTCTGGTGACAACAATGTGACGGCAAAGAGTATGTACCAGTTCATTTTTCTTCTTGGGATTCACAGCCAGTGATAGGCCACCTATGTAGTCTAAAAGTGGCTTTATAGGATCAACTGCATCAAAAAAGGATTCTATATCTGTAGACATTTCAATCTGAAAGAAGATTAAGCTACATGCTAGGAAAACAAGATTGTAAATATGCCATAGccacatcccccccccccccaactgcCACAAAAAAGTTTAAGCACAAAAgtttcataactcctgtaaaatttgatgCATTAAAATGGCAGTGCAATGTGATTAATGACATGTACTTAATTTGATGGTTTCCAAGAAATTGCATCCACAAAGTCAAGTGCGACGGACGCACAACACCAGTGTTTCAGTGGGggacaaaaatataaataagtaatacatgtactagctacatgtaactgacatgaatttcaaatgttttttcagagaaagatatatatatatatatatatatatatatatatatttatcacgTTTGCTACCTTACTTGTACTAAAAGTGAACATTCAATTAAGTGGCAACTTCCCAGCCAAAACTTAAAGAATATATAGTATGCCATTTCAATTGATTTAATTCTTAACCCCTGTACCTAATTATGTGCACATATGGGTTGAGA belongs to Ostrea edulis chromosome 7, xbOstEdul1.1, whole genome shotgun sequence and includes:
- the LOC130048184 gene encoding G2/M phase-specific E3 ubiquitin-protein ligase-like, whose translation is MDEELQPCSSHHGLLSDTGTPTVIFNWTARTKSASSNQKDRNITALEILKELQQKIQPNGKKNTINVDRNNILDCKNSFRREKFKENQPLFVRFSGEKGIDDGGPSREFMRMMIRSIAQSSIFEGKETNQMLSQNLMAEKDGDYETYGKIIAYCLVNGGPAPTFMSEFLYGLLAYGPEFADPTIEDIVDDEYKEQVQKIEMSTDIESFFDAVDPIKPLLDYIGGLSLAVNPKKKNELVHTLCRHIVVTRVEKSLLQFTNGLRCLGVLDMIRKYPDAMKELFVYTSDTVLDAIEMDNLFQVTFSEEGSNKYINELKVQTFWRDYLVDLEDTPDKFKSLLAFITGLDSIPPLGFSPPLTYKFRHPESDENFTLLATPYANTCTNTLSIPVTDTYKAFKDVMDNALELGCLFTDH